A window of Caldicellulosiruptoraceae bacterium PP1 contains these coding sequences:
- a CDS encoding DUF554 domain-containing protein has product MIGLGTIVNTFAVILGTILGLFFKNALPEKYKSTIMQAIGLSVIFIGISGTLQGIYKILDNKTLDRQNIMLMIFSLVIGGLLGEIIDIERRLNNLGSKLQNKFKGQNNTFVEGFVTASLVYCVGAMAIVGSLEDGLLGNPSTLFAKSILDGVTAIIFTSTLGIGVGFSSIAVFIYQGSITLLASFLKPVFTPEVISQTSLVGSVLIFAIGINLLEIKKIKVGNLLPAIFIPALYYLLHKLF; this is encoded by the coding sequence ATGATAGGTTTAGGAACAATAGTAAATACTTTTGCGGTTATATTAGGAACTATATTAGGGCTTTTTTTTAAAAATGCATTACCTGAGAAATATAAAAGTACTATAATGCAAGCTATTGGTTTATCTGTAATTTTCATTGGTATTTCAGGAACACTTCAGGGAATTTATAAAATCTTAGATAATAAAACATTAGATAGGCAGAATATAATGCTTATGATTTTTAGTCTTGTAATAGGTGGTTTATTAGGTGAAATTATTGATATAGAAAGAAGGCTTAATAATCTTGGTTCAAAGCTACAAAATAAGTTCAAAGGACAAAACAATACCTTTGTTGAAGGCTTTGTAACAGCTAGTTTAGTATATTGCGTTGGTGCAATGGCAATTGTTGGTTCACTTGAAGATGGACTTTTGGGTAATCCCTCAACCCTTTTCGCAAAATCTATACTTGATGGTGTTACTGCAATTATTTTTACATCAACATTAGGAATTGGAGTTGGTTTTTCTTCTATTGCAGTATTTATTTATCAAGGAAGTATTACATTACTTGCAAGCTTTTTAAAACCAGTATTTACACCAGAGGTTATATCACAAACCTCGCTTGTAGGCTCTGTTTTGATATTTGCTATTGGTATAAATCTTTTAGAAATAAAAAAAATAAAGGTAGGAAATCTCCTACCTGCAATATTTATCCCAGCATTATATTATTTATTACATAAATTATTTTAA
- a CDS encoding SufD family Fe-S cluster assembly protein, which produces MSVNLSELNELAKKAIDKKSPFGLDIDLNKYTLAQEQSEIDKLNSLPEEIQKTILNAGIDVTEQSRVGSFVQVDHSVVYKRLQSRYNNQLEILDINEALELYPEIKEKYFWKAVNVDKDKYTAYSQLNQFHGYFIRVFKNQKIEKPVQACLLLQENAKIQNVHNIVIVEEGAEVQIINGCATAPKVKEGLHIGISEFYIEKGGKLTFTMVHNWAEDFHVRPRGVTIVEDNATFISNYVLLKPVKSIQSNPVAILKGKNSKASFNSLLYGLDNSNIDMGSHIILEGENSAGQSISRAIVKDTCKMYTRGTLEARINESKAHLDCRGILLTDKGYMYTVPELISDGAINSHLSHEAAIGPIAQEEVEYLMSRGLTKDEAISLIMQGFMDVKILGLPPHLESYISELIQKTQEENM; this is translated from the coding sequence TTGTCTGTAAATCTTTCAGAATTGAATGAACTTGCAAAAAAGGCTATTGATAAAAAGTCACCCTTTGGGCTTGATATAGATTTAAATAAGTATACATTAGCTCAAGAACAAAGCGAAATTGATAAGTTAAATAGTCTACCCGAAGAAATTCAAAAAACCATTTTAAATGCTGGAATTGATGTAACAGAGCAATCAAGGGTAGGTTCTTTTGTTCAGGTTGACCACTCGGTTGTTTATAAAAGGCTTCAGTCAAGATACAATAATCAGCTTGAGATATTAGATATTAACGAGGCATTAGAACTTTATCCAGAAATCAAAGAAAAATATTTCTGGAAGGCAGTTAATGTAGATAAAGACAAGTATACAGCATATTCTCAGCTTAATCAATTTCATGGGTATTTTATAAGGGTATTTAAAAATCAAAAGATAGAAAAGCCAGTGCAGGCTTGTTTATTGCTTCAAGAGAATGCAAAGATTCAAAATGTTCATAATATAGTTATTGTTGAAGAAGGTGCAGAGGTTCAAATAATAAATGGCTGTGCAACAGCTCCAAAAGTAAAAGAAGGGCTTCATATTGGAATTTCAGAATTCTATATTGAAAAGGGTGGAAAACTTACATTTACAATGGTTCACAACTGGGCTGAGGATTTTCATGTTCGTCCAAGGGGTGTTACAATTGTAGAAGACAACGCAACATTTATTAGTAACTATGTTTTATTAAAGCCAGTAAAATCAATCCAATCAAACCCTGTTGCTATACTAAAAGGCAAAAATTCAAAGGCTTCATTTAATTCTTTATTATATGGGCTTGATAATTCAAATATTGATATGGGCTCACATATCATACTTGAAGGTGAAAATTCAGCAGGGCAATCAATTTCTCGTGCAATTGTAAAAGATACATGCAAAATGTATACAAGGGGAACACTTGAGGCAAGGATAAATGAAAGTAAGGCTCACCTTGATTGCCGAGGGATATTATTAACAGATAAAGGCTATATGTATACAGTCCCAGAGCTTATCTCAGATGGTGCTATAAATAGCCATCTATCACATGAAGCAGCAATTGGTCCAATTGCTCAAGAAGAGGTAGAATACCTAATGTCCCGAGGCCTTACCAAAGATGAGGCTATATCACTTATAATGCAGGGCTTTATGGATGTAAAGATACTTGGGCTACCTCCTCATCTTGAAAGCTATATATCTGAACTTATTCAAAAGACTCAGGAGGAGAATATGTAA
- a CDS encoding TIGR03905 family TSCPD domain-containing protein, giving the protein MIYEYKTKGICASRIIFELDNNKLHNVQFIDGCTGNLQGLSNLLEGMEVSEVIKRLKGIKCQGNTSCPDQLTKALEEVINEININGK; this is encoded by the coding sequence ATGATTTATGAATATAAAACAAAAGGTATATGTGCTTCAAGAATTATTTTTGAGTTAGATAATAATAAATTACATAATGTTCAGTTCATTGATGGTTGCACTGGTAACTTACAAGGCTTATCCAATTTATTAGAGGGAATGGAGGTTTCGGAGGTTATAAAAAGATTAAAAGGGATTAAATGTCAAGGAAACACTTCATGCCCAGATCAGCTTACAAAAGCTTTAGAAGAGGTAATAAATGAGATTAATATTAATGGAAAATAA
- a CDS encoding cyclic-di-AMP receptor, producing MKMIVAILNDADKNKVDMALIEGGFSVTMMSSTGGFLNRGTTTLLLGVEDDRVDEAIEIIKNNVSKRKEIPHKNLPTVAQEVVTKKKGKVEQGGVVLFVLNVQDIQKF from the coding sequence ATGAAGATGATAGTAGCTATTTTAAATGATGCTGATAAAAATAAAGTAGATATGGCATTGATAGAAGGTGGATTCTCAGTTACTATGATGTCATCAACAGGTGGATTTTTAAACAGAGGAACAACTACACTTCTTCTTGGTGTAGAAGATGATAGGGTAGATGAAGCAATAGAGATTATAAAAAATAATGTAAGCAAAAGAAAAGAGATACCTCATAAAAATCTTCCAACAGTGGCTCAAGAGGTTGTTACAAAAAAGAAAGGCAAAGTTGAACAAGGCGGAGTTGTTTTATTTGTTTTAAATGTTCAGGATATTCAAAAATTTTAA
- a CDS encoding NAD(P)/FAD-dependent oxidoreductase: MIYDCAVIGSGPAGLSAAINLANTNRKVIVFTTGEDASAIYKAPEVHNYLGFPGINGKELIKNFLEHANKMQIEIVKSKVINFYKSEDIFTINANNNFYEAYSVILAIGMPKKTLLQNEAEFVGRGVSYCAVCDGMLYRGKTIAVIGESVEAEEEAEYLSELAQKVYYVPLYKKESFHFKENVEIINSRPKTVLGEDLVSSLELEGKKVDVSGIFIIRKAMPADQLIYGLEFTDDGHIKVDKNMQTSIEGLFACGDCVGKPYQVAKAVGEGLVAGLAASTYAKGIKEKAK, translated from the coding sequence ATGATTTACGATTGTGCGGTTATAGGCTCTGGTCCAGCAGGTTTATCTGCTGCAATAAATCTTGCAAATACTAATAGAAAGGTTATTGTATTTACAACAGGTGAAGATGCTTCTGCAATATACAAAGCACCAGAAGTTCATAACTATTTAGGTTTTCCAGGTATTAATGGGAAAGAGTTGATAAAGAATTTTTTAGAGCATGCTAATAAAATGCAAATAGAAATAGTTAAAAGCAAAGTTATAAACTTTTATAAATCAGAAGATATTTTCACCATTAATGCAAATAATAATTTTTACGAGGCATATTCTGTTATATTAGCAATTGGTATGCCTAAAAAAACATTACTACAAAATGAAGCAGAATTTGTAGGCAGAGGTGTAAGCTATTGTGCAGTATGTGATGGAATGCTTTATAGGGGAAAAACTATTGCAGTAATTGGTGAATCTGTTGAAGCAGAAGAAGAGGCTGAATATTTATCAGAGCTTGCTCAAAAGGTTTACTATGTGCCACTTTATAAAAAGGAAAGCTTTCATTTCAAAGAAAATGTTGAAATAATAAATTCAAGGCCCAAAACTGTTTTGGGAGAAGATTTAGTATCAAGCCTCGAACTTGAAGGTAAAAAAGTTGACGTTTCAGGTATCTTTATTATAAGAAAAGCTATGCCAGCTGACCAACTAATATATGGCCTTGAATTTACTGATGATGGGCATATTAAAGTTGATAAAAATATGCAGACTTCGATCGAAGGGCTTTTTGCTTGTGGGGACTGTGTAGGTAAGCCTTATCAGGTTGCAAAAGCAGTAGGAGAAGGCCTTGTTGCCGGTCTTGCAGCCTCAACCTATGCAAAAGGTATAAAAGAAAAGGCTAAGTGA
- the spoIVA gene encoding stage IV sporulation protein A: MDVDIYKDIAKRTNGDIYVGVVGPVRTGKSTFIKRFMDLFVVPNIDDYYKRERTKDELPQSAAGKTIMTTEPKFVPNEAVEITLSENAKMNVRLVDCVGYLVDGALGHLENNMPRMVSTPWFSEPIPFEEAAELGTKKVIQDHSTIGIVVTTDGTITEIPRENYIKAEERVIDELKKLNKPFIIVLNTIKPYSPDTQELKNQLEEKYMTPVIVVNCLQMQIEDIKKILEGILFEFPVVEVKINIPKWFAELDNNSWLKNNIYRKLKEYADKVDKIRHIKETIDIFKEDENISRCDIKTISLGDGKSEIEISFKEGLLFKIIEEYTGFDIKGDHHLVKLMMHLAHVKKEFDKLQIALEEAKERGYGIVAPSLDELTLEVPEIVKRGNSFGVKLKASAPSLHIIKVEVETEVSPIVGTEKQSEELVNFLMKEFEDDPKKIWESNIFGKSLHELVKEGLQNKLYRMPDDAQAKLKETLQKIINEGSGGLICIIL, from the coding sequence ATGGATGTTGATATCTATAAAGATATAGCTAAGAGAACAAATGGAGATATTTATGTAGGGGTTGTAGGGCCAGTAAGAACTGGAAAATCAACTTTTATCAAAAGATTTATGGACCTTTTTGTAGTTCCTAATATTGATGATTATTATAAACGAGAAAGAACAAAGGATGAACTTCCACAAAGTGCTGCAGGAAAAACCATAATGACAACAGAACCAAAATTTGTTCCTAATGAAGCTGTTGAGATAACACTTTCTGAAAATGCAAAGATGAATGTAAGACTTGTTGACTGCGTTGGATATCTTGTTGATGGAGCTTTAGGGCATCTTGAAAACAATATGCCACGAATGGTTTCTACTCCTTGGTTTTCTGAGCCTATTCCATTTGAAGAAGCTGCAGAACTTGGAACAAAAAAGGTTATACAAGACCATTCAACAATTGGTATAGTTGTAACAACTGATGGGACAATAACTGAAATTCCACGTGAAAACTATATTAAAGCTGAAGAAAGAGTAATAGATGAGCTAAAAAAACTCAATAAGCCTTTTATCATTGTTTTAAATACCATAAAACCATATTCACCTGATACACAGGAACTTAAAAATCAATTAGAAGAAAAATATATGACACCAGTTATTGTAGTAAACTGCCTTCAAATGCAGATTGAGGACATAAAAAAGATACTCGAAGGCATACTTTTTGAATTCCCAGTAGTTGAGGTAAAAATTAATATTCCAAAATGGTTTGCAGAGCTTGATAATAATTCTTGGCTTAAGAATAATATTTATAGAAAACTTAAAGAATATGCAGATAAGGTTGATAAAATAAGGCATATTAAAGAAACTATTGATATATTTAAAGAAGATGAGAATATCTCAAGATGTGATATTAAAACTATATCTCTTGGTGATGGTAAAAGCGAAATTGAAATAAGCTTTAAAGAAGGTTTATTATTTAAGATTATTGAAGAATATACTGGATTTGATATTAAAGGAGACCATCATCTTGTAAAACTAATGATGCATCTTGCACATGTTAAAAAAGAGTTTGATAAACTTCAAATTGCCTTAGAAGAAGCAAAAGAGAGGGGATATGGAATAGTTGCACCATCGTTAGATGAGCTTACTTTAGAAGTACCTGAAATAGTTAAAAGAGGAAATAGTTTTGGTGTAAAACTTAAAGCATCAGCACCATCACTTCATATAATAAAGGTTGAGGTTGAAACAGAGGTTTCACCAATTGTTGGAACAGAAAAACAAAGTGAAGAGTTAGTAAACTTCTTAATGAAAGAGTTTGAAGATGACCCAAAAAAGATTTGGGAATCCAATATATTTGGTAAGTCATTACATGAACTTGTAAAAGAAGGCTTACAGAATAAGTTATATAGAATGCCTGATGATGCACAAGCAAAGCTTAAAGAGACACTTCAAAAAATAATAAATGAAGGTAGCGGTGGTCTTATATGTATAATACTATAA
- a CDS encoding sodium ion-translocating decarboxylase subunit beta — MSFWQMITKAFVDIINTSGFMKLSIGQAIMLAIACVLMYLAIGKKFEPLLLLPIAFGMLLANLPLGGLSSHEKGGLVYYLYQGVKLGIYPPLIFLGVGAMTDFGPLIARPSSLFLGAAAQFGIYFAFTVALLLGFGPKEAASIGIIGGADGPTAIFLTTKLAPHLLGAIAIAAYSYMALIPLIQPPIMKLLTTKEERMVKMEQLREVSKVEKIVFPILVTILVSLLLPSVAPLIGMLMLGNLFRECGVVERLSDTAQNALINIITIFLGLSVGATASAENFLRPETIKITILGLLAFIFSTFGGVVFGKIMYKVTGGKVNPLIGSAGVSAVPMAARVSQVVGQKENPANFLLMHAMGPNVAGVIGSAVAAGVLLTLFK; from the coding sequence ATGTCTTTCTGGCAGATGATAACAAAGGCTTTTGTTGATATTATAAATACTTCAGGATTTATGAAATTGTCTATTGGACAAGCTATAATGCTTGCTATTGCGTGTGTTTTGATGTACTTAGCAATAGGTAAAAAATTTGAACCATTACTACTTTTACCTATTGCGTTTGGTATGCTTCTTGCTAATCTACCTTTAGGTGGGCTATCTAGCCATGAAAAAGGTGGACTTGTTTACTATTTATATCAAGGTGTTAAACTTGGGATATATCCACCACTTATATTCTTAGGTGTTGGGGCTATGACTGACTTTGGGCCACTAATCGCAAGACCATCAAGCTTATTCTTAGGAGCTGCGGCTCAGTTTGGTATATATTTTGCATTTACAGTTGCTTTACTTTTGGGGTTTGGACCAAAAGAAGCAGCTTCAATAGGTATAATTGGGGGAGCTGATGGACCTACAGCAATTTTCTTAACAACTAAACTTGCACCTCATCTTTTAGGTGCAATAGCTATTGCAGCTTACTCATATATGGCATTAATACCATTAATTCAGCCACCTATTATGAAACTTTTAACCACCAAAGAGGAACGAATGGTTAAGATGGAGCAATTAAGAGAGGTTTCAAAGGTAGAAAAAATAGTATTCCCAATACTTGTTACAATACTTGTTTCTCTATTATTACCATCTGTTGCACCACTAATTGGTATGCTTATGCTTGGCAATCTTTTTAGAGAATGTGGTGTTGTTGAAAGGTTATCAGATACCGCTCAAAATGCTTTGATTAATATTATTACTATATTCTTAGGTTTATCGGTTGGTGCTACAGCAAGTGCAGAAAACTTCTTAAGGCCAGAAACAATAAAAATTACAATTCTTGGTTTATTAGCATTTATATTTAGTACTTTTGGTGGGGTAGTATTTGGTAAGATTATGTATAAGGTAACTGGAGGCAAAGTTAATCCGCTAATTGGTTCTGCAGGTGTTTCTGCTGTTCCTATGGCTGCAAGAGTAAGTCAGGTTGTTGGCCAAAAAGAAAACCCAGCAAACTTTTTATTAATGCATGCTATGGGACCAAATGTCGCAGGTGTAATAGGTTCTGCAGTTGCTGCAGGTGTTCTTTTGACACTGTTTAAATAA
- a CDS encoding aldo/keto reductase, with amino-acid sequence MQKRRFGKTNFEVSALGFGGFHLLEIPQSEVSYLLNSYLDQGGNYIETAASYGNGESEKKIGNAVAHRRSEFFLTTKSGQRDKLSFEKELNESLKNLKTEYVDLIIYHAVATEEDLEMIFATNGAHEAAIKAQKEGKVKYIGISMHGHPFTLLKALDIYSFDAVMAVFNYYDRFNFPSLENELLPKAIKNDVGIIAMKPFADGYLYRSIEKALRYTLSLPVSVVVAGINSREMLKTDINIVNNFVPMTAEEKNGLFSTAKELSNYVCRQCNLCMPCPQGINIPYLFELEGYYDRQMFRGKPNDTAEYNISERLKFWFGNQGLASKLYSKVTKKARDCNQCGECQPRCPYGIDIINKLRLVDYKLGEAGIF; translated from the coding sequence ATGCAAAAAAGAAGATTTGGTAAAACAAATTTTGAAGTATCAGCACTTGGATTTGGTGGGTTTCATTTATTGGAGATTCCCCAATCAGAAGTATCATATCTTTTAAATTCTTACTTAGATCAAGGTGGCAACTATATAGAAACTGCTGCTTCTTATGGAAATGGGGAGTCAGAAAAAAAGATTGGAAATGCAGTAGCACATCGTAGAAGTGAATTCTTTTTAACAACAAAATCTGGGCAAAGGGATAAACTGTCTTTTGAAAAGGAATTAAATGAGAGCTTAAAAAACCTAAAAACAGAATATGTTGACCTAATAATATATCACGCTGTTGCGACAGAAGAGGACCTTGAAATGATTTTTGCTACAAATGGAGCACATGAAGCTGCTATTAAGGCACAGAAAGAAGGAAAAGTAAAATATATTGGTATATCAATGCATGGACATCCATTTACCTTACTAAAAGCACTTGATATATATTCATTTGATGCTGTAATGGCAGTATTTAATTATTATGACAGATTTAATTTTCCTTCATTAGAAAATGAATTATTACCTAAGGCTATAAAAAATGATGTAGGTATTATTGCAATGAAGCCATTTGCAGATGGATATCTTTATAGGAGTATTGAAAAAGCATTAAGGTATACCTTATCATTACCAGTTTCGGTGGTTGTTGCTGGTATCAATTCTCGTGAAATGCTGAAAACTGATATAAATATTGTAAATAACTTTGTTCCAATGACTGCTGAGGAGAAAAATGGTTTATTTTCTACTGCTAAAGAGCTTTCAAATTATGTATGTAGACAGTGTAATTTATGCATGCCATGCCCACAAGGAATTAACATACCATATTTGTTTGAGCTTGAAGGTTATTATGATAGACAGATGTTTAGAGGAAAACCAAATGATACAGCTGAATACAATATTTCAGAAAGATTAAAATTTTGGTTTGGCAATCAAGGACTTGCGTCAAAACTTTATTCAAAAGTAACAAAAAAGGCAAGAGATTGTAATCAATGTGGTGAATGCCAACCAAGATGTCCTTATGGTATTGATATAATAAACAAACTAAGGCTAGTTGATTATAAGCTTGGTGAGGCAGGGATATTTTAG
- a CDS encoding zinc ribbon domain-containing protein produces the protein MPYYDLRCSNCGNEFNIKASIKERENNEIKCPECGETKLEAVFKSVNIISSRSSDSSSSCSSGCCGGSCRF, from the coding sequence ATGCCATATTATGATTTAAGGTGTTCAAATTGTGGAAATGAATTTAATATAAAAGCAAGTATAAAAGAAAGAGAAAATAATGAGATAAAGTGTCCAGAATGTGGAGAAACAAAGCTTGAGGCAGTATTTAAAAGTGTAAATATAATATCATCAAGAAGTTCAGACAGCTCATCCTCATGTTCCTCTGGTTGTTGTGGAGGAAGTTGCAGATTTTAA
- a CDS encoding GGDEF domain-containing protein, with protein sequence MTKWFSSPLISRFTAEFLDRKIEKDFEKREIEHIKKYSSFSVLIYGLIYFIFIITDYILRVDLLEFLMLAINRFFILIISIILFNIIKKLNDYTLYTKLINIYLIIAFVLFDLAYCTYKEKTFLIQTLGAILVIMAVFTLPNKFINSFLLASTFSVSYLLVSRFFSKPFELYNYIAATVYILMFNIVGSIISYKSNRVSRLNFYSNLQLFKTSITDPLTSIYNRLRLDDEIRKHLKLAKEKKEKLSIILFDIDNFKYVNDNYGHLTGDRVLVSLTNVVKRCISPNHIFARWGGDEFAILLIDVDKNEAIEIAKKISHETERVLKMINKDISCSFGVAVYHEEDDINTFIKRADDLLYKAKQKGKNMVCW encoded by the coding sequence ATGACAAAATGGTTCAGCAGCCCGTTAATTTCTAGATTTACTGCTGAATTTTTAGATAGAAAAATAGAAAAGGATTTTGAAAAAAGAGAGATAGAACATATAAAAAAATATAGTTCTTTTAGTGTGCTTATCTATGGCTTAATATACTTTATCTTTATTATAACTGATTATATTCTTCGTGTTGATTTATTAGAATTCTTAATGTTAGCAATCAATAGATTTTTCATTCTAATAATCTCAATTATTTTATTTAACATAATTAAAAAGTTGAATGATTATACCTTATATACTAAACTAATCAATATTTATCTTATTATAGCATTTGTACTGTTTGATTTAGCATATTGTACATATAAAGAAAAAACATTTCTTATACAAACATTAGGTGCAATACTTGTAATAATGGCAGTTTTCACATTGCCAAATAAGTTTATAAACTCATTCTTACTTGCATCAACTTTTTCAGTATCCTATTTATTAGTATCTCGATTTTTTTCAAAACCTTTTGAATTATACAATTATATTGCAGCAACTGTTTATATTCTTATGTTTAACATAGTAGGAAGTATTATTTCATATAAATCAAACAGAGTATCTAGGCTCAACTTTTATTCAAATCTTCAGCTATTTAAAACTTCCATTACCGATCCTCTGACATCTATATACAATAGGCTTAGGCTTGATGATGAAATAAGGAAGCATTTAAAATTAGCAAAAGAAAAAAAAGAAAAACTTTCAATAATCCTTTTTGATATTGATAATTTTAAATACGTAAATGATAACTATGGTCACTTAACTGGCGATAGAGTATTAGTTTCGTTAACAAACGTTGTAAAAAGGTGTATTTCCCCTAACCATATTTTTGCAAGATGGGGAGGGGACGAATTTGCAATTCTATTAATAGATGTTGATAAAAATGAAGCTATTGAAATTGCAAAAAAAATAAGTCATGAAACTGAAAGAGTTCTAAAAATGATAAACAAAGATATCTCTTGCAGCTTTGGTGTTGCGGTTTACCATGAAGAAGATGATATAAATACTTTTATCAAAAGGGCAGACGATTTATTATATAAAGCAAAGCAAAAAGGGAAAAACATGGTATGCTGGTAA
- a CDS encoding ABC transporter ATP-binding protein, which yields MLEIKDLHVEVDGREILKGIDLTIPDGETHLLLGPNGSGKTTLMMSIMGLSRYKVTSGKILFNNVDITDMPSYERAKLGIGIMYQKPPAIRGVKLSKIASIISSIRNTNQDIDENAQKLNLLDHLEREVNYGFSGGELKRSELLQLLSQRPNLVLLDEPESGVDLDNISLIGEMINKLLKGEKIKYRKTSGLIVTHTGYILDYVSADKGHILMNGKIVCSGSAKDMFEEIRLNGFGRCEACL from the coding sequence ATGCTTGAAATTAAGGATTTGCATGTTGAAGTAGATGGAAGAGAGATATTAAAAGGAATTGACCTTACAATTCCTGATGGTGAAACTCATCTTTTATTAGGTCCAAATGGAAGTGGAAAAACAACTTTAATGATGAGTATTATGGGGCTATCAAGATATAAGGTTACAAGTGGTAAGATTCTATTTAATAATGTTGATATTACAGACATGCCTTCATATGAAAGGGCTAAGCTTGGAATTGGAATTATGTATCAAAAACCACCAGCAATACGTGGAGTTAAACTTTCTAAAATAGCCTCAATAATTAGCTCTATCAGAAACACAAATCAAGATATTGATGAAAATGCTCAAAAATTAAATCTACTTGATCATTTAGAAAGAGAAGTTAATTATGGCTTCTCTGGTGGTGAGTTAAAAAGATCAGAGCTTTTACAGCTTTTATCACAAAGGCCAAACTTGGTTTTGCTAGACGAGCCAGAATCAGGTGTTGATTTAGATAACATTTCTCTAATTGGGGAAATGATAAATAAACTTTTAAAAGGTGAAAAAATTAAATATAGAAAAACATCAGGACTTATTGTAACACATACAGGGTATATTTTAGATTATGTATCTGCTGACAAAGGCCATATCTTAATGAATGGAAAGATTGTTTGCAGTGGTTCTGCAAAAGATATGTTTGAAGAAATTAGGCTTAATGGCTTTGGGAGGTGTGAAGCTTGTCTGTAA
- a CDS encoding DUF134 domain-containing protein: MARQIKCRKIEFLPIVKYFLPDGNKNREEILLKVEEFEAIRLKDLLDLDQEECAKKMEVSRQTFQNILDSARKKIAQAFVFGYSIKIEGGFYNIGSCLVRCKECGFEFEKNNDNVCPNCGSNKTECVKITGSCHKYNDC, translated from the coding sequence ATGGCAAGGCAGATAAAATGCAGGAAAATTGAGTTTTTACCTATTGTTAAATATTTTCTTCCTGATGGTAATAAAAATCGAGAAGAAATTCTTTTAAAGGTGGAGGAATTTGAAGCAATAAGGCTCAAAGACTTACTTGATTTAGATCAAGAAGAATGTGCCAAAAAAATGGAGGTATCACGCCAAACATTTCAAAATATCTTAGATAGTGCTCGTAAAAAAATAGCCCAAGCTTTTGTTTTTGGTTATTCTATAAAGATTGAAGGTGGCTTTTATAATATAGGCTCATGTCTTGTTAGGTGTAAAGAGTGTGGCTTTGAATTTGAAAAAAATAATGATAATGTTTGCCCAAATTGTGGTTCAAATAAAACAGAATGCGTTAAAATTACCGGCTCATGTCATAAATATAATGATTGCTAA